In one Apteryx mantelli isolate bAptMan1 chromosome 9, bAptMan1.hap1, whole genome shotgun sequence genomic region, the following are encoded:
- the SLC16A14 gene encoding monocarboxylate transporter 14: protein MYTSREDIGYDFGDDSKDGSKTVQPNPNVDGGWAWMIVLSSFLVHILIMGSQMALGILNMEWLEEFNQSRGLTAWVSSLSMGITLIVGPFIGLFISMCGCRRTAIIGGILNALGWILSAYASNVHYLFITFGVTAGVGSGMVYLPAVVMVGQYFQKRRALAQGLSTTGTGFGAFLMTALLKYLCVEFGWRNAMFIQGAISLNLCVCGALMRPLSPKEVVNEKYVVRNNSEVNHAKALSHSTETIKSNGVLNEEQEKKEEATNEEVLDSVQRIESGGKSRSGKNMYGLCILKTVSQLTVTVRKGFGIWYSSYFGAASLFTNRVFVAFIVWALFAYSSFVIPFIHLPEIVKQYNLSSQNNIFPLTSIIAIVHIFGKVILGIISDLPCISTWNVFLMANFTLVACILILPLMQTYISLAVICALIGFSSGYFSLMPVVTEDLVGTKHLANAYGIIICANGISALLGPPFAGWIYDITQKYDFSFYICGLLYMVGIIFLLIQPCIQKKQPREKSTEEAQV, encoded by the exons ATGTATACTAGTCGAGAGGATATTGGATATGATTTTGGAGATGACTCAAAAGATGGAAGTAAGACAGTTCAGCCTAATCCAAACGTCGATGGAGGATGGGCTTGGATGATTGTACTTTCCTCTTTCCTTGTACACATTCTTATCATGGGGTCCCAAATGGCCCTTGGAATACTCAACATGGAATGGCTGGAAGAATTTAATCAAAGTCGAGGCTTAACAGCATGGGTTAGCTCCCTTAGCATGGGAATTACACTTATTGTAG GTCCTTTCATTGGTTTATTCATTAGCATGTGTGGGTGCCGCAGGACAGCAATAATTGGAGGGATACTAAATGCCCTAGGCTGGATACTGAGTGCCTATGCCTCAAATGTGCACTACCTCTTCATTACATTTGGAGTGACAGCTG GTGTTGGGAGTGGCATGGTTTATCTACCTGCAGTGGTCATGGTGGGacagtattttcagaagagaagagcaCTTGCACAAGGACTCAGTACAACAGGAACAGGGTTTGGAGCTTTCTTAATGACTGCTTTACTGAAGTATCTGTGTGTGGAATTTGGATGGAGGAACGCAATGTTCATCCAGGGAGCGATCTCTCTGAACCTTTGTGTCTGTGGGGCACTCATGAGACCACTTTCTCCCAAAGAGGTTGTTAATGAAAAGTATGTTGTGAGAAATAATAGTGAAGTTAATCACGCAAAAGCTCTGTCCCATTCCACAGAAACTATAAAATCTAATGGAGTCTTAaatgaagaacaggaaaaaaaagaagaggcaacAAATGAAGAAGTGCTTGACAGTGTTCAGCGCATAGAAAGTGGAGGTAAATCTAGAAGTGGAAAGAATATGTACGGACTGTGCATTCTTAAGACAGTGAGCCAGCTGACAGTTACAGTCAGGAAGGGGTTTGGAATATGGTACTCCAGTTACTTTGGAGCTGCATCACTGTTTACCAATAGAGTGTTTGTGGCCTTTATAGTTTGGGCTTTGTTTGCCTATAGCAGCTTTGTCATTCCCTTTATTCATCTTCCAGAAATAGTCAAGCAGTACAATTTATCAAGTCAGAATAATATATTTCCTTTGACATCAATTATAGCCATTGTTCATATATTTGGTAAAGTGATCCTTGGAATCATCTCTGATTTACCTTGCATCAGCACTTGGAATGTCTTCCTCATGGCTAACTTTACCCTGGTCGCCTGTATTCTTATTTTGCCATTAATGCAAACATACATTAGTCTGGCTGTGATTTGCGCTCTAATAGGATTTTCTAGTGGCTATTTTTCTCTAATGCCTGTTGTGACTGAAGATTTAGTTGGAACTAAACACCTTGCAAATGCCTATGGCATCATCATTTGTGCCAATGGAATATCTGCATTGCTTGGACCACCCTTTGCAG GTTGGATCTATGACATCAcacaaaaatatgatttttctttttacatatgTGGCTTGCTATACATGGTGGGAATAATATTTTTACTTATCCAACCTTGTATTCAAAAGAAACAaccaagagaaaaatctacaGAAGAGGCACAAGTATAG